Proteins from a genomic interval of Clostridium scatologenes:
- the yeiL gene encoding transcriptional regulator YeiL, whose product MKYYNKNLLVSYLKKYPIQQYFSLNILPFLSLVEFDDGDFICKEGCLPSYLFYMVKGNAKLYLTHRNGKVSLINFLKAPCFIGEMELIKAQQCTNGVQALCKCICFCFDISKCNKLLLDDKVFLKYLCSFLSKKAIENTTNYTENQAYPLKNRLASFILLTNNNGLYVEKHSEVCEYLGVSYRHLLYVIADFCKSDILKKTTNGYKIVNMKLLNKISKN is encoded by the coding sequence ATGAAATATTATAATAAAAACTTGTTAGTATCATATCTTAAAAAATATCCTATACAACAGTATTTTTCTTTAAATATACTTCCTTTTTTAAGCTTAGTAGAATTTGATGATGGAGATTTCATTTGCAAAGAAGGTTGTTTACCCTCTTATTTATTTTATATGGTAAAAGGAAATGCTAAACTTTATCTAACTCATAGAAATGGTAAAGTATCTCTTATAAATTTTTTAAAAGCACCTTGTTTTATTGGTGAAATGGAATTAATAAAAGCTCAACAATGCACCAATGGAGTGCAAGCTTTATGCAAATGTATTTGTTTTTGCTTTGATATATCAAAGTGCAATAAATTACTTTTAGATGATAAAGTTTTCTTAAAGTATCTTTGTTCTTTTCTTAGTAAAAAAGCTATTGAAAATACAACGAATTATACAGAAAACCAAGCATATCCTCTAAAAAACAGATTAGCTTCTTTCATTCTACTAACAAATAATAATGGATTATATGTTGAAAAACATTCTGAAGTGTGTGAATATTTAGGAGTAAGTTATCGTCATTTATTATATGTTATTGCTGATTTTTGCAAATCAGACATACTCAAGAAAACAACAAATGGATATAAAATAGTAAATATGAAATTACTTAATAAAATATCAAAAAACTAA
- a CDS encoding FAD-binding protein: MKIDKIINTDILVVGGSGAGSMAAVTAAEKGAKVLLAVKGKLGKSGNAIMAGAGFSMDGETAYYKYGVREADPKSTKEDLFKQIVKQSFYLSDQNMVEQFVNDCGECCWKLKQWIEKAGHKVVFFGEEGYITSGKAVADGCRYGVFEVGSIDVIQDFIVADVLMEEGRAVGAIGIDIYSGEIIEIRSKSVILATGGYQPYSFKCTVSDMTGDGMAMAYRAGAKLADMEFLLYIPAVALSPSVYKGSIYPFLHSSMLMPIVKNGKGESILDNIPETLLKTAKESEMGKLIFTYYYGDQIARGKGTPNGGVYFDYSNIPFDIYEKALKKSESLMSMWYRKGFYQGNNLNTFVENIRTGIPWEVGIGCEYSMGGIEVDENMYTGVPGLYAAGETTSGVFGAMRVADGLIEMLVQGYRSALSACEYIQNANDSTMKSTNVDSIIKDILLPIERKEGISPIKIHRTIERTADVGFNFRRSEEGLTKALDEVLQMQDYAIKEMSTKSKNRVYNYEWIEAIQVRNLSTCVEAGVRAALMRKESRGTHIRDDYKFVDNDNWLLRIMSSKGEDGKMKMSTRKPKVTTMELIKGKNKNIPDYMLSILK, translated from the coding sequence ATGAAAATAGATAAGATAATTAATACGGATATATTAGTTGTTGGTGGCTCTGGAGCAGGATCAATGGCAGCTGTAACAGCTGCTGAAAAAGGAGCAAAAGTACTTCTTGCAGTAAAAGGAAAGCTTGGAAAAAGTGGTAATGCTATTATGGCAGGAGCAGGATTTTCTATGGATGGAGAAACTGCATATTACAAATATGGAGTCAGGGAAGCAGATCCTAAAAGTACAAAAGAAGACTTATTTAAACAAATTGTGAAACAGTCTTTTTACCTAAGTGATCAAAACATGGTTGAGCAGTTTGTTAATGATTGTGGTGAATGCTGCTGGAAACTCAAACAGTGGATTGAAAAAGCAGGACATAAGGTTGTATTCTTTGGAGAAGAAGGATATATAACATCAGGAAAAGCTGTCGCAGATGGATGCCGATATGGAGTTTTTGAAGTAGGTAGCATTGATGTTATACAAGATTTTATAGTTGCAGATGTTTTAATGGAAGAGGGAAGAGCTGTAGGCGCAATTGGAATAGATATATATTCAGGAGAGATTATTGAAATTAGATCAAAGTCAGTTATTTTGGCAACTGGAGGATATCAACCCTATTCCTTTAAGTGTACTGTTTCTGATATGACTGGTGATGGCATGGCTATGGCATATCGTGCAGGAGCAAAGCTTGCAGATATGGAATTTTTATTATATATACCAGCAGTTGCACTTTCACCATCAGTATATAAGGGTTCAATTTATCCTTTCTTACACTCCAGTATGCTTATGCCAATTGTTAAAAATGGTAAAGGAGAATCAATTTTAGATAATATACCTGAAACTTTACTTAAGACGGCTAAGGAAAGTGAAATGGGAAAACTTATATTTACGTATTATTATGGAGATCAAATTGCAAGAGGAAAAGGAACTCCAAATGGAGGAGTATATTTTGATTATTCTAATATACCTTTTGATATTTATGAAAAAGCATTAAAAAAATCTGAGTCATTAATGAGTATGTGGTATAGAAAAGGATTTTATCAAGGAAACAATCTGAATACTTTTGTTGAAAATATTAGAACTGGTATTCCATGGGAAGTAGGTATTGGCTGTGAATACAGCATGGGTGGCATTGAAGTAGATGAAAACATGTATACTGGAGTACCAGGACTTTATGCAGCTGGTGAAACTACAAGTGGTGTGTTTGGAGCTATGAGGGTTGCAGATGGACTCATTGAAATGTTGGTACAGGGGTATAGATCAGCATTGTCTGCTTGTGAATATATACAAAATGCAAATGATTCAACTATGAAAAGTACAAATGTTGATAGTATAATTAAAGACATACTTTTACCTATTGAAAGAAAAGAGGGAATAAGCCCTATAAAGATACACAGAACTATAGAAAGAACAGCTGATGTTGGTTTTAATTTTAGAAGAAGTGAAGAAGGACTTACAAAAGCTTTAGATGAAGTTTTGCAAATGCAAGATTATGCTATTAAGGAAATGAGTACTAAAAGCAAAAATAGGGTTTATAACTATGAGTGGATAGAAGCAATACAGGTTAGAAACCTTTCAACTTGTGTAGAAGCAGGTGTAAGAGCTGCTCTTATGAGAAAAGAAAGTAGGGGTACCCACATACGTGATGATTATAAATTTGTAGATAATGATAACTGGCTTTTAAGAATTATGAGTTCAAAAGGTGAAGATGGAAAAATGAAAATGTCTACTAGAAAGCCTAAGGTTACAACAATGGAGCTTATAAAAGGTAAAAATAAGAATATTCCTGATTATATGCTCTCAATTTTAAAATAA
- a CDS encoding TetR/AcrR family transcriptional regulator, translating to MPKVGMEPIRKSQIINSTLECICMVGIEKMSLDMVAKEADCSKGVISYYFKSKDNLILEAFKSFLSYYNTKINSEVRENMKPFEILQIVQKNALPEYYNIDKEAEPKINVSEIRGVEAMNIPPAKKAKLFVSFFSRAMLDTNLQSVLQEVYKGDYKGILSIISYGNEIGIFKETDASKSAYAVMALYIGISMLRVVGFKPEEIDDDIDVFWSVVNSMFGK from the coding sequence ATGCCTAAAGTTGGAATGGAGCCTATAAGAAAAAGTCAAATAATTAATTCAACATTAGAGTGTATTTGTATGGTAGGAATAGAAAAAATGTCATTAGACATGGTGGCAAAAGAGGCTGATTGCTCAAAGGGTGTTATCAGCTACTATTTTAAAAGCAAGGACAATCTTATTCTTGAAGCTTTTAAATCATTTTTAAGTTACTATAATACAAAGATAAATAGTGAAGTTAGAGAGAATATGAAACCTTTTGAGATTCTTCAAATAGTTCAAAAGAATGCTCTGCCGGAGTATTACAATATTGATAAGGAAGCTGAACCTAAAATAAATGTGTCTGAAATTCGTGGAGTAGAAGCAATGAATATACCTCCAGCTAAAAAAGCTAAATTGTTTGTAAGCTTCTTTTCAAGAGCAATGCTGGATACAAATTTGCAGTCAGTTTTGCAAGAGGTATATAAAGGTGATTATAAGGGTATTTTATCAATTATTTCTTATGGAAATGAGATTGGTATTTTTAAAGAAACAGATGCAAGTAAATCTGCTTATGCAGTAATGGCATTGTACATAGGAATAAGTATGCTTAGGGTAGTTGGTTTTAAACCAGAGGAAATTGATGATGATATTGATGTATTTTGGAGTGTTGTAAATAGTATGTTTGGTAAATAA
- a CDS encoding Lrp/AsnC family transcriptional regulator translates to MLDQTDIKILNLLKENSRLQWREIGELVHLTGQAVANRIKKMEQSGVIEKYTIISNNSKPGKSLTAYITVFMKTSNHPAFIQFVKSNKVIVECHRISGDGCYLLKANVTNEENLMCLLNKILDFGNYRLNISIDRIK, encoded by the coding sequence ATGCTTGATCAAACAGATATAAAAATTTTAAATTTATTAAAGGAGAATTCTAGGCTTCAATGGCGTGAAATTGGAGAATTAGTTCATTTAACAGGACAAGCAGTAGCAAATAGAATTAAGAAAATGGAACAAAGTGGAGTTATTGAAAAGTATACTATAATTTCAAATAACTCCAAGCCTGGTAAAAGTCTAACTGCATATATAACTGTTTTTATGAAAACCTCTAACCATCCTGCTTTTATACAATTTGTTAAAAGTAATAAAGTAATAGTTGAATGTCACAGAATTAGTGGAGATGGCTGTTATTTACTAAAGGCAAATGTAACTAATGAAGAAAATCTTATGTGCTTGTTAAATAAAATTTTAGACTTTGGAAATTATCGTCTTAATATATCTATTGATAGAATAAAATAA
- a CDS encoding MBL fold metallo-hydrolase, with translation MKIQLIRHATIKLTINNKVILVDPVLSKKGAMDCIPNVSNKNKNPLIELPISINDIIKIDAVLLTHMHSDHFDETAARLIPKDIPILCQAEDEMKVKEKGFRCVNAIKKVCFWNNITFNRVGGQHGKGETAKEMGTVSGYVIKNKNEPSLYITGDSVWCSEVEQALEAYVPEIIISFAGAAQLTEGGIPITMDKEDIFNICNKAPNSKVIVVHMEAWNHCMLTRKKLRNFLKDKLLLTQVSIPENGDCIEY, from the coding sequence ATGAAAATTCAGCTTATACGTCATGCAACCATAAAGTTAACTATAAATAATAAGGTGATTTTAGTTGACCCAGTGCTTAGTAAAAAAGGGGCAATGGATTGTATTCCTAATGTTTCAAATAAAAATAAAAACCCTTTGATAGAATTACCAATTAGTATTAATGATATTATAAAGATTGATGCTGTTCTTTTAACTCATATGCATAGTGATCACTTTGATGAAACTGCAGCAAGGTTAATACCTAAAGACATACCTATACTCTGTCAAGCCGAAGATGAGATGAAGGTGAAAGAAAAAGGATTTCGATGTGTTAATGCAATTAAAAAAGTATGTTTTTGGAATAATATAACTTTTAATAGAGTAGGTGGACAACATGGTAAAGGTGAAACTGCAAAGGAAATGGGAACAGTTTCAGGATATGTTATTAAGAATAAAAATGAACCTTCTTTATATATAACAGGTGATTCAGTATGGTGTTCAGAGGTAGAACAAGCATTGGAAGCTTATGTACCTGAAATAATTATTAGTTTTGCAGGGGCTGCACAGCTGACAGAGGGAGGTATTCCTATTACTATGGACAAAGAAGATATATTTAATATTTGTAATAAGGCACCAAATTCCAAAGTAATTGTTGTTCATATGGAAGCTTGGAATCACTGCATGCTTACGAGAAAAAAACTAAGAAACTTTTTAAAGGATAAATTACTTTTAACACAGGTGAGTATTCCAGAAAATGGAGATTGTATAGAGTATTAA
- a CDS encoding class I SAM-dependent methyltransferase: protein MKQELYWNNVAYKKEFTTPFHFEAFEKVVGKDAFILDVGCGYGRTLQQLYKHGYDNLVGIDFSKKMIERGKNQYPYLDLRVKNKKEIEFENNSCDAVILFAVLTCIIDDKEQLDLIKEIKRVLKPNGVIYINDFLLNSDERNLKRYKEFENKYRKYGVFELSEGAVVRHHNIKWIKELCDFFEYIALEQVTYTTMNGNRSNGFYFLGRK from the coding sequence ATGAAACAAGAATTATATTGGAATAATGTTGCGTATAAAAAAGAATTTACAACACCATTTCATTTTGAAGCTTTTGAAAAAGTAGTTGGAAAGGATGCCTTTATTTTAGATGTTGGTTGTGGTTATGGTAGAACATTACAACAATTATATAAGCATGGATATGATAATTTAGTAGGTATTGATTTTTCTAAAAAAATGATTGAACGTGGAAAAAATCAATATCCATATTTAGATTTAAGGGTTAAAAATAAAAAAGAAATTGAATTTGAGAATAACAGTTGTGATGCTGTTATATTATTTGCAGTTTTAACTTGTATTATTGATGATAAAGAACAATTGGATTTGATAAAAGAAATAAAGAGAGTTTTAAAGCCAAATGGAGTTATTTATATAAATGATTTTTTACTTAATTCAGATGAACGTAATTTGAAAAGATATAAAGAATTTGAAAACAAGTACCGAAAATATGGAGTATTTGAATTGTCAGAAGGAGCTGTTGTTAGGCATCATAATATTAAATGGATTAAAGAATTATGTGATTTTTTTGAGTATATAGCTTTAGAACAAGTTACATATACAACTATGAATGGAAATAGATCTAATGGATTTTATTTTTTAGGACGAAAATAG
- a CDS encoding putative quinol monooxygenase: MIRIISKNTLKDGKRDEFLKITKELIEKTRKEDGCIAYHLFEDINNPLILTFVEDWRDEEAIKNHNNTEHFKRIVPQFGDLRIGKSELNKYTEV, from the coding sequence ATGATAAGAATAATATCTAAAAACACATTAAAGGATGGAAAAAGAGATGAGTTCTTAAAAATAACAAAAGAATTGATAGAAAAAACTAGAAAAGAAGATGGCTGCATAGCTTATCATCTATTTGAAGATATAAATAATCCTTTGATACTTACCTTCGTAGAAGACTGGAGAGATGAAGAAGCAATTAAAAATCATAATAATACTGAACACTTTAAAAGAATAGTTCCTCAATTTGGCGATCTTCGTATAGGTAAAAGTGAGCTAAATAAATATACAGAAGTATAA